Proteins from one Carcharodon carcharias isolate sCarCar2 chromosome 19, sCarCar2.pri, whole genome shotgun sequence genomic window:
- the LOC121291662 gene encoding zinc finger protein 271-like, whose translation MYHQYLHTGEKPFVCEICDKRFVKSSALLMHQCIHNGEKPFTCDVCNKSFTRLSTLRTHQRIHTGEKPFNCEVCNKSFSRSSTFRTHQRIHTGEKPFNCEVCNKSFSHSSTLRTHQRIHTGEKPFVCQVCEKSFSDSSTLCAHQRIHTGEKPFTCKVCKKSFSWSSALREHQRIHTGEKAFACKVCDKAFVKSSTLLRHQRIHTGEKPFTCEVCEKAFTNSSDLLTHQRTHRGEKPFKCEVCNKAFVTSTKLLVHQRFHTGEKPFRCEVCDKAFVTSSTLLRHHMIHTGEKPFRCEVCGKGFVTSWTLLRHQRIHTGEKPFFCEVCDKTFSVASNLHVHQHIHKREKPFTCGVCKKSFLQSSTLCKHQCIHKGE comes from the coding sequence ATGTATCACCAATACCTTCACACAGGCGAGAAACCATTTGTGTGCGAGATTTGTGATAAACGTTTTGTGAAGTCTTCAGCCCTCCTGATGCACCAATGCATTCACAATGGGGAAAAACCATTCACGTGTGAcgtgtgcaacaaatcattcacACGGTTATCAACCCTCCGcacacaccaacgcattcacacaggggagaaaccatttaaTTGTGAAGTGTGTAACAAATCATTCTCGCGCTCATCGACCTTCCGcacacaccaacgcattcacacaggggagaaaccgttCAATTGTGAAGTGTGTAACaaatcattctcacactcatcgaccctccgcacacaccaacgcattcacacaggggagaaaccattcgtCTGTCAGGTGTGTGAAAAATCATTCTCGGACTCATCAACACTCTGcgcacaccaacgcattcacacaggagagaaaccGTTCACGTGCAAGGTGTGCAAGAAATCATTCTCATGGTCATCGGCCCTCCGCGAACATCAACGTATTCACACGGGGGAGAAGGCATTCGCTTGCAAGGTTTGTGATAAAGCTTTTGTGAAGTCTTCAACCCTCCTGAGACACCAGAGGATTCATACGGGGGAGAAACCCTTCACATGTGAGGTGTGTGAGAAGGCTTTCACCAACTCTTCCGACCTGCTGACGCACCAGAGGACCCACAGAGGGgagaaacccttcaagtgtgaggTTTGCAATAAAGCTTTTGTGACATCCACAAAGCTCCTGGTTCACCAGAGgtttcacacaggggagaaacccttcaGGTGTGAGGTTTGTGATAAAGCTTTTGTGACGTCTTCTACCCTTCTGAGACACCATatgattcacacaggggagaaacccttcaGGTGTGAGGTTTGTGGTAAAGGTTTTGTGACATCTTGGACACTCCTGAGacaccagaggattcacacaggggagaaacctttcttttgtgaggtgtgtgacaaaacATTCTCGGTCGCGTCGAACCTCCATGTACATCAACATATTCACAAGagggagaagccattcacatgTGGAGTGTGCAAGAAATCATTCTTGCAGTCATCGACACTCTGCAAACACCAGTGCATCCACAAAGGAGAGTAA
- the LOC121291214 gene encoding zinc finger protein 271-like encodes MEEKPFKCEMCDKPFSCSSYFQTHQRIHAGQKLVKCEVCDKAFVTPSTLLRHQRIHRGEKPFRCDVCEVAFIQSSDLMTYQRIHTGEKPFKCNVCDRAFTQSSGLVKHRRIHTGEKPFICDVCNKSFSDSSILRVHQRIHTGEKQFKCEVCSKSFAHLSGLVNHRRIHTGEKPFTCEVCDKSFSQSSNLHAHSRIHTREKPFKCEVCDKLFSRSSHFHVHQRIHTGEKPFMCEVCNKGFAQLSGLLHHRHIHTEAEAIPK; translated from the coding sequence ATGGAagagaaaccattcaagtgtgagATGTGTGACAAACCTTTCTCATGTTCATCTTACTTCCAGACACACCAACGCATTCATGCAGGGCAGAAACTGGTCAAATGTGAGGTTTGCGATAAAGCTTTTGTGACACCTTCGACTCTGCTGAGACACCAGAGGATTCACAGGGGGGAGAAACCCTTCAGATGTGATGTTTGTGAGGTGGCTTTCATCCAATCCTCTGATCTCATGACGTACCAGagaattcacacaggggagaaacccttcaaGTGTAATGTGTGTGACCGAGCCTTCACACAGTCATCAGGACTTGTGAAACACcgacgcattcacacaggggagaaaccgttTATATGCGATGTatgcaacaaatcattctcagattcaTCGATCCTCCGTGTACACCAACGCATACACACGGGGGAGAAAcagttcaagtgtgaggtgtgtagTAAGAGCTTTGCACACTTATCGGGCCTGGTGAATCATCGAcgtattcacacaggggagaaaccattcacgtgtGAGGTGTGCgacaaatcattctcacagtCATCAAACCTTCACGCACACAGCCGCATTCACACGAGAGAGAAGCCATTCAAGTGCGAAGTGTGCGACAAGTTATTCTCTCGCTCATCTCACTTTCATGTACACCAAcgtattcacactggggagaaaccattcatgtgTGAGGTGTGTAATAAGGGCTTTGCACAGTTATCAGGCCTGTTGCATCACCGTCATATTCACACTGAGGCAGAAGCCATTCCAAAATGA